The sequence below is a genomic window from Halolamina litorea.
CCCTGCCCGGTACTCGGCGAGCCAACGACGTGGCCGTCACTGTGGCTCTGCCCGGAGCCGTCGGCGGCCGCGAACCGACCCTTCTGTGTCCACCCTGCCACGGCGAGGAGTACATCGACAGCAGCGGTCGGGGTGGAAAATCCCGCTTAAGCAGGGTTTTTCAGTCGGGGGGGCGTACCCATCACCGATGACCAACAGCGAAGTCGTCCCCGCGACGGAGGACTCCCTATGAGAGGAAACGATCAGCAGGCCTACGACCGCGGCACGTCGCTGTTCTCGCCCGACGGCCGGATCTACCAGGTCGAGTACGCCCGCGAGGCCGTCTCCCGTGGGGCGCCCAGCGTGGGCGTCCGGACGAAGGAGGGCGTCGTGCTCGCCGCACAGGCACAGGCGAGTTCGAAGCTGATGGAGTCCGAAAGCATCGAGAAGATCCACAAGCTCGACGACCACATCGGCGCCGCCTCCGCCGGCCACGTCGCCGACGCGCGTCAGCTGATCGACTTCGCGCGCCAGATGGCCCAGAGCAACCACCTGCGCTACGGTGAGGCCGTCGGCGTCGAGACGCTGACCAAGTACATCACCGACCACATCCAGGAGAACACCCAGATGGGCGGCACCCGACCGTACGGTGCCGCGCTCCTGATCGCCGGGATCGAGGGCGGCGTCGAGGGCGAGGAAGGGACCCCGCGCCTGTTCAGCGCCGACCCCTCGGGGACCCCCCACGAGTGGAAGGCCAC
It includes:
- a CDS encoding archaeal proteasome endopeptidase complex subunit alpha; the encoded protein is MRGNDQQAYDRGTSLFSPDGRIYQVEYAREAVSRGAPSVGVRTKEGVVLAAQAQASSKLMESESIEKIHKLDDHIGAASAGHVADARQLIDFARQMAQSNHLRYGEAVGVETLTKYITDHIQENTQMGGTRPYGAALLIAGIEGGVEGEEGTPRLFSADPSGTPHEWKATIIGGGREEIQEVLEEGWSEDLTLEEGLKLVLRSLRAHEEEIDADSLSLSAITIDDGYEGYGTEEIADLLDALDEE